The proteins below come from a single Mugil cephalus isolate CIBA_MC_2020 chromosome 7, CIBA_Mcephalus_1.1, whole genome shotgun sequence genomic window:
- the LOC125010626 gene encoding uncharacterized protein LOC125010626, with the protein MDTLRRTFVLQDIRLYSASLGKGYPIFGSGSKLYVTDEQVVKPVVSVYPAASRAHLEGKSSLLCLASHMFPPEVKFSWKRQKEGGSLEELTPAEGDQLELRESGHRASIRLVDRDDLYTYKYTCSIKHEGGTVEDTVEERVEDSVEAQALQGVPAPAASCPPEREPADLAALQQHHCKITCCLSAWTAPMSNEDTRSTLQDQSDTCTNSYLCVCVCQCPSSLSAG; encoded by the exons atggacacGTTGAGGAGGACGTTTGTCCTTCAGGACATAAGACTCTACAgcgcctccct CGGCAAGGGCTACCCCATCTTCGGCTCTGGATCTAAACTGTATGTaacag atgagcaggtagtgaagcccgtggtgagcgtgtacccagcagcatccagagcccacctggaggggaagagctctctgctgtgtctggcctcacacatgtttcctcctgaggtcaagttctcctggaaaagacagaaggagggcgGCTCTCTGGAGGAGCTGACCCCTGCTGAGGGAgatcagctggagctcagagagtcgGGACACAGAGCCTCCATCAGGCTGGTGGATAGAGATGATCtctacacatataaatacacctgCTCCATCAAGCACGAGGGAGGCACAGTGGAGGACACAGTggaagaaagagtggaggacAGTGTGGAGGCCCAAGCACTACAAG gggttccagctccagcagcctcctgtcctccagagagagagccagcagacctggcagctctgcagcaacatcactgtaagatcacctgctgcctctctgcatgGACAGCTCCAATGTCCAATGAGGACACTAGATCAACTTTACAGGATCAATCTGACACTTGCACTaattcatatctgtgtgtgtgtgtctgtcagtgtccttccagtctcagtgcagggtga